In the Balaenoptera musculus isolate JJ_BM4_2016_0621 chromosome 2, mBalMus1.pri.v3, whole genome shotgun sequence genome, AGGAATTAACAGAAGAGGCCCTTGTATTAAAATACTCTGGAGATAATGAAAGAGTATATAATTTAAAGACAATTATTCCTCAAGTatggaaaatcttttaaaacagtaCTAATTAGTCCTGTCTATACTTTCTCTCTTACACTGTGATTCACAAAATGAGACACATTTCCATATCGAGCTGCATCCACTGTGAATTCATCAGATTCATAATCCAGATCAAAGAGATATGTGATTCCTTTGTTGTCATATAACTGCCCCCGTCTTTCAGCTTCTTCACTTGTGattacctaaaaagaaaaaactatagtATATTATATAGCTATTGCTGAAGAAACACCCATCCATAAATCTATTAATTAACATATTAATGCCTTCAAgtgcataaaaagaaataaaagtgccatcaaaataaacattcatataaaCTACTCTAGAAGAGCTAGATGAACAGAGGAGGGAAATCAAAGAGAGGAGAACGGGTGGTGCCAACGAAGTATGACTGTTCAAATGAGAGTGAGCACAacccaacaaccagcaagctgAAACAGTACCCAGCTTCCATTCTAACTTATTGATATGTTCAAAAAAGCTACACAACTACAGCTCTCTGTAAGACATAACAGAGTGTAAAGGACTAAATTTAGAAGTAGGTATGCTCTCAGTATGCTCTGAAGGCATATTTTTCCTAGAACGAATCTGTGTACAGTTACAAATGGAAATTTGTTACAAATACAGGAGAGAAGTTTCGTTAAATTTGCAGTCAACTGTTTGGAGAGTTTAGTTTTGTAGAACAGGTGGTTTTCATGCAATCCTGTAGCTCACAACCATCATCTATACAGTTCTGCTCTGAAGAACACAGCCTGACCACACGCTCAGCTCAAGAAACCAAAAATGGCTCAAGTGATTCATCGTGTCAACCAAATTTAGCTGCCGCGTTCATTAAACCAAAAAGAGAACAATCTGATTATACAAGGTCTAGTATTCTGAATAGTGATTTATAATAATCTGCCATTATCTAAAAATTTCAGGATCAAAATAGGGATGCAGATTAACCTCAGAATTCTGGATGAATACACATAACTAAAGGTGATCCGATTccaaacaacttttaaaatatctggttTGGCAAGCCCAGACATGCAGTCACACTCATGTTTTTCTAGCCGCAGCTGAGCCCACCACTCGGGTGTGAGGGAGTGTGCTGGAGGGTGAAGTGCAGCGATTCTGGGGCCTTGGTTTCGAACCTCGGCTCTTCTTTACTACTAAGTGACCTTGGGCGAGCTGCTagatttctctgtgcctcagtttcctgctgtGTAATAATGGAGGAAATACTACCACCTCACAGAGTTGCTGAGAGAATTTAGTAAGAGTTGAAACGTAAGGTGCTCAGAATAGTATGCATAAAATAGTATGTGGTAAATactattttttgtatatatacattatatgtataaaaataaatgtgctcaGTAGTTGGTATTTTAGAGAATAGTCTTTGTAGCTGAGTTACAGATgcaaagagtttggatttttctTATCGGTGGatgcaataaatgtttttatgtgtattttacaatacTTGCTCATAAAGCATTCATGTACTCTACAGTATCATTCATGCTGATGCAAAATTGAGTTTTGCCAACTACACTTAATCATATTTGGTCAAATGGATGAAGTAAATTACAATTTAAAAGTTTCCAAGTCAGGATGTATTTAGATCTGATATTCTTCTTAGGACTTTTGTGTAAAAATAGTGGTCATATTTTCAAAGTTACAAATGCCAGTTTCAGTGACTATGAGTGGGTGTTTGTTGAAAGACGACTCTACTTCATTTGTCACtgtatctaattttttttgttcaCATTCAAGTTTGTATTTCTCATGATGCCAGTGAACCCTTCCCTCAAACCTGAAGTCTGTACATATCTGCAAACGGTAACAGCAAAACTAGCAGCAAAATGTACCCAGCGTGTTTGTTACTGAGGTAAAAGCAGCACCTCAAGAACATGAGCCTCCCGCACACTGTCTGCTATGAGAGAAGCGAGCGTACCTCTCCGACATACTCCATGACAAAGCTCCTTCTCCTAATCTTCACAAGGGTCTTTACGCCCCAGCCGCAGCCATTGCTGGTCCGAAAGATGCAAAGTGAATACTGCGTGCCTTTTTGGACAATCCTGTTGGGACAATCGGGTCCACACTGACACCTTGAGTTGCATTCGTAAATGGGGGTGCCAGGTGGGAttttaatttgttgatttttattataaGCCAAAAGAACTCCAGCTTCAGCAGGACaacatttctcaaagaagcaaTCTGTGCATGAACAACCAAAGGTGGCTTCATTTACTAAGCTGATTCCAGGAGCTGGTTTGTATTCATTAATGTAGTAGAAGTCTGAAGGGGGGCCCTCTAAGTCCAcagtattttcaacaaaaatcATTCCTTTGTGATTCTTCCTTCTGTTGAGTTCGTCCTGCCATCTCTGCAGAGCTATCCTTTGTTTAGCCTTCTTTACAATGTATTCAGCAATGGCAGGTTTCAAagctctgtgattttcttttagaGTTATTGCTTTGCCTTTCTTTACCTGAGATAAATAATTATGCTTGTCATTAGAGAACTGCTGAAGCAGTAATGGGCACTTGAGATTTTGCAAAGGTTCCCAAGTATTTGTAGAATCTGGCCATCCTTTCCATTTTACAAGATAATATTCCATatccttaaaatataaaagaaaatgcaaatcagattaTGACAGACccaattactgaaaataatttaatatcttaAAGAGTAAGGTattcattatcatttttcttaataaagttCAGAATACACAGTCACAAGTTACTAGCAGATGAAAtacaaatcataaaaataaaactgtttttctttatattacatAAACCATGCATAGAATTTACATATGGCATGATGTTTGACCACAGACAAAAGAGTCGCACCTGGAGAAACATAAAAGTACTGAAAGTCATGAACATGTTACCAAACAGTGATCAAGTGACACAGAAAATATTGACCTTGATCATGGAAGTAAGTTGTCCCAAGGTGAATAATTTATGACCCAGGTCAGTGGCTTGCTTGGGCCAGCACAGATGTAGGCATCCTCTAAGGTCCGTAATTTCATATTTCACGCTGGCTATGAGGGAAGTTCTTTTTCTCAATGTCCTGGGCACACATCCCCTAGATTTTCTAGAGTGAACTGTCTGTCCCATACAGTCATTCCTGGCTGCATGTGGCTACGGAGCACaggaaatgtggctagtctgaactgagatgtgctcTAAGTGTAATACACACTGCACTTCAACAACTCAGCACAAAAAAATAACgcaaaatatttgttaacttttaaaaaatatttcttaatcagTGTGTAAATATCGATTACACGTTGAAATAATATTTGGGGTTAAATTAAATGTATTACTGAAAgcaatttcacctgtttctttccattttgtttaacatggttacaagaaaatttaaaattatagtcGTCCTTCGGTATTCACcagaggattggttccaggacccctctCGGAAcccaaaatccacggatgctcaagtcccatatgtaaaatggcacagtatttgcatataacctactcatatactttaaatcatctctagattacttacaatatCTAATATAATGTGAATGCTATATAAATCGTTGCCAacacatggcaaattcaagttctgctttggaactttctggaatttt is a window encoding:
- the SUV39H2 gene encoding histone-lysine N-methyltransferase SUV39H2 isoform X2 — translated: MEYYLVKWKGWPDSTNTWEPLQNLKCPLLLQQFSNDKHNYLSQVKKGKAITLKENHRALKPAIAEYIVKKAKQRIALQRWQDELNRRKNHKGMIFVENTVDLEGPPSDFYYINEYKPAPGISLVNEATFGCSCTDCFFEKCCPAEAGVLLAYNKNQQIKIPPGTPIYECNSRCQCGPDCPNRIVQKGTQYSLCIFRTSNGCGWGVKTLVKIRRRSFVMEYVGEVITSEEAERRGQLYDNKGITYLFDLDYESDEFTVDAARYGNVSHFVNHSCDPNLQVFNVFIDNLDTRLPRIALFSTRTINAGEELTFDYQMKGSGDISSDSIDHSPAKKRARTVCKCGAVTCRGYLN
- the SUV39H2 gene encoding histone-lysine N-methyltransferase SUV39H2 isoform X1, which encodes MAAAGAEARGAWCVPCLVSLDTLQELCRKEKLTCKSIGITKRNLNNYEVEYLCDYKVVKDMEYYLVKWKGWPDSTNTWEPLQNLKCPLLLQQFSNDKHNYLSQVKKGKAITLKENHRALKPAIAEYIVKKAKQRIALQRWQDELNRRKNHKGMIFVENTVDLEGPPSDFYYINEYKPAPGISLVNEATFGCSCTDCFFEKCCPAEAGVLLAYNKNQQIKIPPGTPIYECNSRCQCGPDCPNRIVQKGTQYSLCIFRTSNGCGWGVKTLVKIRRRSFVMEYVGEVITSEEAERRGQLYDNKGITYLFDLDYESDEFTVDAARYGNVSHFVNHSCDPNLQVFNVFIDNLDTRLPRIALFSTRTINAGEELTFDYQMKGSGDISSDSIDHSPAKKRARTVCKCGAVTCRGYLN